The Nycticebus coucang isolate mNycCou1 chromosome 2, mNycCou1.pri, whole genome shotgun sequence genome includes a window with the following:
- the LOC128593694 gene encoding olfactory receptor 13F1-like — translation MFQGNWTDFFFLGFSHYPKLEATIFVLCLMMYLTTLLGNVLLIFITILDFHLHTSMYFFLSNLSFLDIWYMSSALTPMLANFVSRKNTISFSGCATQMYFSLALGSTECVLLSLMAYDRYVAICHPLRYPVIMNRRVCVQIAVGSWVTGCLTALVETMSVLPLSLCGNSRINHFTCEILAVLKLVCVDTSMVQLIMLVISVLLLPMPMLLICISYAFILANILRISSVDGRSKAFSTCAAHLTVVVLFYGIALSMYLKPSAIDSQEIDKFMALVYAGLTPMLNPIIYSLRNKEVKVAVKKLLIRNPFNTVLISILK, via the coding sequence ATGTTTCAGGGAAATTGGACAGATTTTTTCTTCCTGGGATTTTCCCACTACCCCAAATTGGAGGCCACCATCTTTGTGCTGTGTCTGATGATGTACCTGACCACCTTGCTGGGAAATGTTCTTCTGATCTTCATCACCATCCTGGATTTCCATCTGCACACTAGCATGTATTTCTTCCTCAGCAACCTCTCTTTTCTGGACATCTGGTACATGTCTTCTGCTCTCACTCCAATGCTGGCAAACTTTGTTTCAAGGAAAAACACCATCTCATTCTCAGGATGTGCCACTCAGATGTACTTCTCTCTTGCCTTGGGCTCCACTGAGTGTGTGCTCCTCTCCTTGATGGCATACGACAGGTATGTGGCCATCTGCCACCCACTGAGATACCCCGTCATCATGAACAGGAGGGTCTGTGTGCAGATTGCGGTGGGCTCCTGGGTGACAGGTTGTCTCACTGCCCTGGTGGAAACGATGTCTGTGCTGCCACTGTCTCTCTGTGGCAATAGCAGGATCAATCATTTCACATGTGAAATCCTGGCTGTCTTGAAATTGGTTTGTGTGGACACCTCCATGGTGCAATTAATCATGCTGGTGATAAGCGTACTTCTTCTTCCCATGCCAATGCTACTCATTTGTATCTCTTATGCATTCATCCTCGCCAACATCTTGAGAATCAGCTCAGTGGATGGTCGAAGCAAAGCCTTTTCAACATGCGCGGCGCACCTGACTGTGGTGGTTTTGTTCTATGGCATAGCTCTCTCCATGTACCTGAAGCCCTCAGCTATAGATTCAcaggaaatagataaatttatGGCTTTGGTATATGCTGGATTAACCCCCATGCTGAATCCTATCATTTACAGTCTAAGGAACAAAGAGGTGAAAGTAGCAGTGAAAAAACTGCTGATTAGAAATCCTTTCAACACTGTCTTAATTTCCATCCTCAAATAA